The proteins below are encoded in one region of Sulfolobus islandicus Y.N.15.51:
- a CDS encoding 6-pyruvoyl trahydropterin synthase family protein: MKVRVGIEGITMDSAHYTLSSYADSQIHGHTYIINVEVEGEVNEKSGFVVDFNLLKKMVREVIQEWDHKLIIPKVDLDKSRFEGPFRVDYKVIDAPFPTAEYIGIEIAKDIYLKLNKKYRILLKIYEGKDSYAIIEYP, translated from the coding sequence ATGAAAGTTAGAGTTGGTATTGAAGGAATCACAATGGATTCGGCTCATTATACCTTATCGTCATATGCTGATAGCCAAATTCATGGTCATACGTACATTATTAATGTGGAAGTTGAGGGTGAAGTCAATGAGAAATCTGGATTTGTAGTAGACTTTAACTTACTTAAAAAGATGGTTAGAGAGGTAATACAAGAGTGGGATCATAAACTTATCATACCTAAGGTTGACTTAGATAAGTCGAGGTTTGAAGGTCCGTTCAGGGTGGATTACAAGGTAATAGATGCTCCATTTCCTACTGCTGAGTATATAGGTATTGAAATAGCAAAGGACATATATCTAAAACTGAATAAAAAGTACAGAATACTTTTAAAGATATATGAGGGAAAGGACTCTTATGCAATTATAGAGTATCCATAG
- a CDS encoding dihydropteroate synthase-like protein: protein MKVLVVTGTLAAPILSEVAKNIKDTKVEIKVLNYPVASLMSTKFIAENLKQTKYDVDYILLPGMVYGDAKIVEEVTGVKTFKGTEEAWDLPRVIEALKNGVQLSTTEPADKIIGKMDNIEEKLRKIEEEAKISFEINGVKITNYPPPFRIFLEIDNKQEFEKLERLRRNINVVVLGLPVGHYDLDEVKNKVKQLVDYGHVVGIDAESPRELKEGVRAGASFVFNLNETNLEELEEIRREAAFVVAPFNTENRGEITVDLVRKAKQKGFDKLIADPVLSPPLRGLVNSIIEYKYVREKLQDIPILMGILNVTELIDADSLGVNALLSAIAGELGVSNLLIMEKGKTKWSSWELSQATKMISIALKENRLPKDIGIDLLVLKDKRIFRENFGADVIVNEYIEPEMDKSGFAKIFVSEDGFGVKWIGKNKVTIKGKNGLSIGRELIRRVKDISKEHAVYIGYELAKAEIAYQLDKNYIQDKPLFKKIINDNFHTEHDKKRDR, encoded by the coding sequence GTGAAAGTATTAGTAGTAACTGGAACTCTAGCTGCACCAATACTTTCTGAAGTTGCTAAGAACATTAAAGATACCAAGGTCGAGATTAAAGTACTTAACTATCCCGTTGCCTCACTAATGAGTACAAAGTTTATAGCAGAGAACTTGAAGCAGACGAAATATGATGTAGATTACATACTTTTACCTGGTATGGTATATGGCGACGCTAAAATTGTTGAAGAAGTTACGGGAGTGAAAACGTTCAAAGGAACAGAGGAAGCTTGGGATCTACCTAGGGTAATTGAGGCCTTAAAAAATGGAGTACAACTCTCTACAACAGAACCCGCTGATAAGATTATAGGTAAAATGGACAACATAGAGGAGAAGCTAAGAAAAATAGAAGAAGAGGCTAAGATTTCTTTCGAAATAAATGGGGTGAAGATTACAAATTATCCGCCTCCTTTCAGAATATTTTTGGAAATAGATAATAAGCAAGAATTCGAGAAATTAGAGAGACTAAGGAGAAACATTAATGTAGTAGTATTAGGTCTTCCGGTAGGCCACTACGATTTGGATGAAGTCAAAAACAAGGTTAAACAATTGGTGGATTACGGACATGTTGTTGGAATAGATGCTGAATCGCCTAGGGAATTAAAAGAGGGTGTAAGAGCTGGAGCTTCATTCGTATTTAACTTAAATGAAACTAACTTGGAGGAACTTGAGGAAATTAGGAGAGAAGCAGCATTTGTTGTAGCCCCATTCAATACTGAAAATAGAGGAGAGATAACTGTTGATCTAGTTAGAAAAGCTAAACAGAAGGGATTCGATAAGTTAATAGCAGATCCAGTGTTGTCACCACCTCTAAGAGGGTTAGTAAATAGTATAATTGAGTATAAGTACGTGAGGGAAAAGTTACAAGATATACCGATTTTAATGGGAATTCTTAACGTAACTGAACTCATTGATGCGGATAGTTTGGGAGTTAACGCACTTCTCTCTGCTATTGCTGGAGAGTTGGGAGTTTCTAACTTGCTAATTATGGAAAAGGGTAAAACGAAGTGGAGCAGTTGGGAATTATCACAAGCTACGAAAATGATAAGTATAGCTTTGAAGGAAAATAGGCTTCCTAAAGATATAGGCATAGATTTGCTCGTACTTAAGGATAAGAGAATATTTAGGGAGAATTTTGGCGCTGACGTAATTGTTAATGAGTATATAGAGCCAGAAATGGACAAAAGTGGATTCGCTAAAATTTTCGTGAGCGAAGACGGATTTGGAGTAAAATGGATAGGTAAAAACAAGGTAACAATAAAAGGGAAAAATGGACTTAGTATCGGTAGAGAATTAATTAGAAGAGTTAAGGATATTAGCAAAGAGCATGCAGTATATATAGGATATGAACTAGCAAAGGCTGAAATTGCGTACCAACTCGATAAAAATTATATCCAGGACAAACCATTATTCAAAAAGATAATTAATGATAATTTCCATACCGAGCATGATAAGAAAAGAGATCGATAA
- the trxB gene encoding thioredoxin-disulfide reductase yields the protein MSLLPRTASVKPGERFDVIIVGLGPAAYGAALYTARYMLKTLVIGETPGGQLTEASIVDDYLGLIEIQASDMIKVFNKHIEKYEVPVLLDIVEKIENSGDGFVVKTKRKGEFKADSVILGIGVKRRKLGVLGEQEFVGKGISYCSVCDAPLFKNRVVAVVGGGDSALEGAEILSSYSTKVYLIHRRDSFKAQPIYVETVKKKPNVEFVLNSVVKEIKGDKVVRQLVVENLKTGEIKELNVNGVFVEIGFDPPTDFAKSNGIETDTNGYIKVDEWMRTSVPGIFAAGDCTSMWLGFRQVITSVAQGAVAATSAYRYVTEKKGKK from the coding sequence ATGAGTCTTCTACCAAGAACTGCAAGTGTAAAACCGGGAGAGAGGTTCGATGTTATAATTGTTGGACTAGGTCCTGCCGCTTATGGCGCTGCATTATATACTGCTAGATATATGCTAAAGACTCTAGTTATAGGAGAAACTCCAGGTGGGCAGTTAACTGAAGCGAGTATAGTTGATGATTATCTTGGCTTAATAGAAATTCAAGCGAGCGATATGATAAAGGTATTTAATAAACACATAGAGAAGTATGAGGTACCCGTCTTGTTGGATATTGTGGAGAAAATTGAAAATAGTGGGGACGGATTTGTAGTGAAAACCAAGAGAAAAGGTGAGTTTAAGGCTGATAGCGTTATCTTAGGGATAGGAGTAAAGAGAAGAAAGTTAGGTGTACTTGGAGAACAAGAGTTTGTAGGAAAGGGTATATCGTACTGCTCAGTCTGCGATGCCCCATTATTTAAGAACAGAGTCGTTGCAGTTGTTGGAGGAGGAGATTCCGCGTTAGAAGGAGCTGAGATATTATCTAGTTATTCTACTAAAGTCTATTTAATACATAGAAGAGATAGTTTTAAGGCACAACCAATTTATGTTGAAACAGTTAAGAAAAAACCAAATGTTGAATTTGTACTTAATTCAGTAGTGAAGGAAATTAAGGGAGATAAGGTTGTTAGACAATTAGTTGTGGAGAATTTGAAAACTGGTGAGATTAAGGAGTTGAATGTAAACGGTGTGTTTGTAGAAATAGGATTTGACCCTCCAACAGATTTCGCCAAGAGCAATGGGATAGAGACTGATACAAACGGGTATATTAAAGTGGATGAATGGATGAGGACTAGTGTACCAGGAATATTTGCAGCAGGAGACTGTACGTCAATGTGGTTGGGGTTTAGACAAGTTATTACTTCAGTAGCTCAAGGTGCTGTGGCTGCGACTTCAGCTTATAGATATGTGACAGAAAAGAAGGGTAAGAAATGA
- a CDS encoding inositol monophosphatase family protein, giving the protein MIDLLNKIAISATKYLNEIKDEKDLDKVVGFHSGDTTRVIDKKSEEYIFQLLNDTGLKFKFVSEESGVIIPSNGYDYVALIDPLDGSNNFVLGVPWYSISVSIYGKSAKGLLDSLGGFVSHISIDKIYSYDISTAYVNGSPLKIEMIGNSPSNVVITYFDERGIDKTLKILSVLKGYKVRSFGSASLDMILTCMGKAGLYFDIRGKLRNVDIAASANFCKRLNSIPSTLNGKEISSGIDDIYKIDEIIMSRDQSLIKNVYSIFS; this is encoded by the coding sequence ATGATCGATTTATTAAATAAAATCGCTATCAGCGCAACAAAATATTTAAATGAAATAAAGGATGAAAAAGATCTAGATAAGGTAGTTGGATTTCACTCGGGAGACACTACACGAGTAATTGATAAGAAGTCTGAGGAGTATATTTTTCAGTTATTAAATGATACTGGACTAAAATTTAAGTTCGTTTCTGAGGAATCCGGTGTTATAATACCATCAAATGGTTATGATTATGTTGCGTTAATTGACCCATTGGATGGCAGTAACAATTTTGTACTTGGTGTACCGTGGTATTCTATATCAGTATCTATTTATGGCAAAAGTGCAAAAGGTTTGTTAGATTCGCTAGGGGGATTTGTTTCACATATTTCAATTGATAAGATATATTCGTACGATATTTCTACTGCATATGTAAATGGATCTCCCTTAAAGATTGAAATGATTGGTAATTCTCCCTCAAATGTGGTAATTACATATTTTGATGAGAGAGGCATAGATAAGACATTAAAGATTCTCTCAGTTCTAAAGGGATATAAGGTTAGAAGCTTTGGTAGCGCATCATTAGATATGATTCTAACTTGCATGGGTAAAGCGGGATTATATTTTGACATTAGAGGAAAGTTAAGAAACGTAGATATCGCTGCATCAGCCAACTTTTGTAAAAGATTGAACTCTATTCCATCCACATTAAATGGTAAAGAAATAAGTAGTGGAATAGATGATATATATAAAATAGATGAAATTATCATGTCTCGCGATCAGAGTTTGATAAAGAATGTTTACTCAATCTTTTCTTAA
- a CDS encoding AAA family ATPase, with product MIEPVLNLAIIFISLAVLIIILMKIFGKSTAKFAYSDKALQLQNKSQKKKIEVEDKKITWNDIGGYEDAKKEIKEYIELPLKNRDIAMKYGLKPPKGMLLFGPPGCGKTMMMRALANESKLNFLYVNISDIMSKWYGESEARLRELFNNARKNSPCILFFDEIDTIGVKRESHTGDSVTPRLLSLMLSEIDGLHSEDGVIVVGSTNVPQMLDKALLRAGRFDKLIYIGPPNKEARKQILQIHCKGKPLAEDVDFDKLAEITERYSGADLANLCQEAARKVASEAIEKGAYRKITMADFIELIKKYKPSITLQMIEDYEKFRLDFERRVRKGEEENELGEKLTLNDIGGYNEIKTELKELLELQLYHYKLLEQLKVPPIRGILLYGPPGVGKTMMAKALAKTLNVKLIALSGAEIMYKGYEGAIAAIKEVFNRARENKPAIVLLDELDAIASKRNYKSYTDSSRIVNQLLTEMDGIRSLKEVVVIGTTNRLKAIDPALLRPGRFDKIIHMPLPNREERLDILMKYIGKEECEKVDCGILAEQTEGYSGADLSALAREAKMKVLKSILRGESNRTLTKEDLIDALNKIHPSVKKRLSKHSLSNSDRET from the coding sequence TTGATAGAGCCCGTACTTAACTTAGCAATTATATTTATTAGCTTAGCAGTACTAATAATCATACTCATGAAGATTTTTGGAAAATCCACTGCCAAATTTGCCTATTCCGATAAAGCTTTGCAATTACAGAATAAATCACAGAAGAAAAAAATCGAGGTAGAGGATAAAAAGATAACTTGGAATGATATAGGGGGATATGAGGATGCAAAAAAAGAGATAAAAGAGTACATAGAATTGCCCTTAAAAAATAGGGATATCGCAATGAAATATGGCTTAAAACCGCCTAAGGGGATGTTATTGTTTGGCCCTCCAGGTTGCGGAAAAACTATGATGATGAGAGCATTAGCTAACGAATCTAAATTAAACTTTCTCTACGTTAACATAAGTGATATTATGAGCAAGTGGTATGGAGAGAGTGAAGCTAGACTGAGAGAGTTATTTAATAATGCTAGAAAAAACTCCCCATGTATTCTATTCTTTGATGAGATAGACACAATAGGTGTTAAAAGAGAGTCTCACACTGGTGACTCTGTAACACCTAGATTATTATCCCTAATGTTATCGGAAATTGATGGATTACATAGTGAGGACGGTGTAATAGTAGTAGGGTCTACGAATGTTCCCCAAATGTTAGATAAGGCATTACTCAGAGCTGGTAGATTTGATAAATTAATTTACATTGGCCCACCAAACAAAGAGGCTAGGAAACAAATTTTACAAATACATTGTAAAGGGAAACCGTTGGCTGAAGATGTAGACTTTGATAAATTAGCTGAAATTACTGAGAGGTATAGTGGAGCGGACTTGGCTAATTTATGTCAAGAGGCAGCGAGGAAAGTTGCATCTGAAGCAATAGAAAAAGGTGCATATAGGAAAATAACTATGGCAGATTTCATTGAGTTGATCAAAAAATATAAGCCTAGTATAACGCTACAAATGATAGAAGATTATGAGAAATTCAGACTTGATTTTGAAAGAAGGGTACGTAAAGGAGAAGAGGAAAATGAGCTAGGAGAGAAATTAACTTTAAATGATATAGGAGGCTATAACGAGATAAAGACTGAATTAAAAGAATTGTTAGAGTTACAATTATATCACTATAAATTATTGGAACAATTGAAAGTTCCTCCAATTAGGGGAATATTGCTTTACGGACCCCCGGGTGTAGGTAAGACCATGATGGCTAAGGCATTGGCTAAAACACTTAACGTCAAGTTAATTGCGTTAAGTGGAGCTGAGATTATGTATAAAGGGTACGAGGGTGCAATAGCAGCAATTAAGGAAGTATTTAACAGAGCGAGGGAAAACAAGCCCGCAATAGTTTTATTAGACGAGCTAGATGCAATTGCATCTAAAAGAAACTATAAGAGTTATACAGATTCTTCGAGAATTGTTAATCAACTGTTAACAGAGATGGATGGAATAAGAAGTTTGAAGGAAGTAGTTGTAATAGGGACTACAAATAGATTAAAAGCCATAGATCCAGCTCTATTGAGACCAGGCAGATTTGATAAAATTATTCATATGCCACTTCCAAATAGGGAAGAGAGGCTAGATATACTAATGAAATATATTGGAAAAGAGGAATGCGAAAAAGTAGATTGCGGAATTTTAGCAGAGCAGACGGAAGGTTATTCAGGGGCTGACTTATCTGCATTAGCGAGAGAGGCTAAGATGAAAGTGTTAAAGAGTATCTTGAGAGGAGAAAGCAATAGAACGCTAACTAAAGAAGACTTAATAGATGCACTTAATAAAATACATCCCTCAGTTAAGAAAAGATTGAGTAAACATTCTTTATCAAACTCTGATCGCGAGACATGA
- a CDS encoding phytoene desaturase family protein: protein MIDVAIIGGGHNGLVTAAYLAKAGLKVAVFERREIVGGASITEELWPGIKVSTGAYVLSLLRPKIIEELKLREFGLKVYLKDPGLFLPFENGKKLYVWLSLEKTKKEIEKFSKKDAKNYEKWVKFWDVFAEIADFLMLNPPPHIDEAKNLLEMFKGNVNEELALSFLRTFMQDAKSLLDEYFETDEVKSALAEDSVVGTFASPSTPGTAYVLAHHVIGEVNGVKGAWGYVEGGMGGVTQALKRSAEYLGAEIYTNAEVDEILVKNGKVEGIKLKNGKIINAKIVVSNADPKTTFFKLLRNANLEEDFIRRVKALKNVGVSFKIVGYLEELPDFGNGKSLSPEHVASELIMPNMKYIEKAYDDARTLGYSKEPWLSINIQSSVDPTVAPQGKFSFSIFGQYLVYDSKKNDEMKDRIAEITFEKIREFAPNFRPIRYEVLTPLDIERRFGISGGNIFHLDMTPDQLYFFRPLIGYSDYTTPIKGLYLCGSGTHPGGGVTGAPGYNAHIKILEDLRKDIYK from the coding sequence ATGATAGATGTAGCAATTATTGGTGGAGGGCATAATGGACTAGTTACAGCAGCATATCTAGCCAAGGCTGGACTAAAAGTTGCTGTATTTGAGAGAAGGGAAATAGTGGGTGGTGCGTCGATTACTGAGGAGTTATGGCCAGGTATTAAAGTTTCCACTGGTGCTTATGTGCTTAGCCTATTGAGACCTAAGATAATAGAGGAATTAAAACTAAGAGAGTTTGGATTAAAGGTTTATTTAAAAGATCCGGGATTATTTTTGCCATTTGAAAATGGTAAAAAATTATACGTCTGGTTAAGTCTAGAAAAAACTAAGAAAGAAATAGAAAAATTCTCAAAAAAAGATGCAAAGAATTATGAAAAATGGGTTAAATTCTGGGACGTATTCGCTGAGATAGCAGATTTCTTGATGTTAAACCCTCCTCCACATATAGATGAGGCTAAGAACTTACTTGAGATGTTTAAGGGAAACGTGAATGAAGAATTAGCGCTAAGTTTCTTAAGAACCTTCATGCAAGATGCAAAATCATTACTTGATGAGTATTTTGAAACAGATGAAGTTAAATCAGCATTGGCAGAAGACTCTGTCGTAGGAACCTTTGCCTCACCTTCGACTCCGGGAACGGCATATGTACTTGCTCATCATGTTATAGGTGAAGTAAATGGTGTGAAAGGAGCTTGGGGTTACGTAGAAGGAGGAATGGGAGGGGTTACTCAAGCTCTTAAAAGATCAGCTGAATACCTTGGGGCTGAGATTTACACTAATGCGGAAGTTGATGAGATATTAGTAAAGAATGGAAAGGTAGAAGGTATCAAACTTAAAAATGGAAAAATAATAAACGCTAAAATTGTCGTTTCAAATGCTGATCCTAAAACAACGTTCTTTAAACTTTTAAGAAATGCAAATCTAGAGGAAGATTTCATTAGAAGAGTAAAAGCTTTGAAAAACGTTGGTGTGTCATTTAAGATCGTTGGATACTTGGAGGAATTACCAGATTTTGGCAATGGTAAGAGCCTATCACCCGAACATGTGGCTTCTGAATTGATAATGCCAAACATGAAATATATAGAGAAAGCTTATGACGACGCTAGAACATTAGGATACTCTAAGGAACCTTGGCTTTCCATTAACATTCAATCCTCCGTAGACCCTACAGTAGCTCCACAAGGGAAGTTCTCCTTCTCCATATTTGGGCAATACTTGGTTTACGACAGTAAGAAAAATGATGAAATGAAAGATAGAATTGCCGAAATAACGTTTGAGAAAATTAGGGAATTCGCACCAAATTTCAGACCTATTAGGTATGAAGTTTTAACACCATTGGACATTGAGAGGAGGTTCGGAATTAGTGGAGGGAATATTTTTCATCTAGATATGACTCCAGATCAATTATACTTCTTCCGGCCATTAATAGGTTATAGTGATTATACCACACCAATAAAGGGACTTTACCTTTGTGGATCTGGAACTCATCCAGGTGGTGGTGTTACCGGCGCTCCTGGATATAATGCCCACATCAAAATTCTAGAAGATTTGAGAAAAGATATTTATAAGTAG
- a CDS encoding alkaline phosphatase family protein: protein MGNIDINLKINTYNLIANMDLILPDYYGENIYTLSCFIAEYLGVQRQCLNKMNLNVNSKLVLALFDGLGWNIFNRTGINLQATKITSVFPSTTSTVLTTLFTASTPGEHGVLGYNTFSKRLGGIVNTLRYTYPTVSDRDSIRDSVPFSSSFPYVKGYLKEVQGKKAISLVPKGIENTEFSNATHGASGESKTYVNFWDAFYQLSQILQQDAYDFIYFYVPDVDTLSHKYGPYTDPTIKSARDILISILEISEKHKKYSFIITADHGHVPVSETILFNNDQDLLNMLDVPPYGDSRAIFLRTRYDVSIYLSRKYGSLKIFGKSDLERLLGKIKDISAFPDYIAVPTDYRAFIFNFKEKDDYDKLKGHHGGLLQEEFEIPLVILNG from the coding sequence ATGGGTAACATTGACATAAACTTAAAAATAAATACTTATAACCTTATTGCAAATATGGATCTGATATTACCAGACTATTATGGAGAGAATATTTACACATTATCTTGTTTTATAGCTGAATACCTTGGAGTTCAGAGGCAATGTTTGAATAAGATGAATTTAAACGTTAATAGTAAATTGGTTTTAGCATTATTTGATGGTCTAGGGTGGAACATATTTAATCGAACTGGGATAAATTTACAAGCAACAAAGATAACAAGTGTTTTCCCATCCACAACATCCACTGTATTGACAACATTATTCACCGCATCAACGCCTGGTGAGCATGGTGTTTTAGGTTATAATACCTTCTCAAAGAGGTTAGGAGGAATCGTAAATACTCTACGTTACACTTATCCTACGGTAAGTGATAGAGATTCCATAAGAGATTCCGTACCTTTTTCTTCATCGTTTCCTTATGTTAAAGGCTATTTGAAAGAAGTTCAAGGTAAGAAGGCTATATCTTTAGTGCCTAAGGGAATTGAAAATACCGAGTTTAGCAATGCTACGCATGGAGCTTCTGGTGAGTCGAAAACTTATGTTAACTTTTGGGATGCATTTTATCAACTCTCACAGATTTTACAACAAGACGCATATGACTTTATCTACTTTTACGTTCCAGATGTAGATACTTTGTCTCATAAATATGGACCGTATACAGATCCTACCATTAAATCTGCAAGAGATATTTTGATCAGCATCTTAGAGATTTCAGAAAAACATAAGAAATATAGTTTTATAATAACAGCAGATCATGGCCACGTTCCCGTTTCTGAAACTATACTCTTCAACAATGACCAAGACTTACTTAATATGCTTGATGTTCCTCCATATGGAGACTCTAGGGCAATATTTTTAAGAACTAGATATGACGTTTCAATTTATCTCAGCAGAAAGTATGGAAGTCTTAAAATATTCGGAAAAAGCGATCTTGAAAGGTTACTAGGAAAGATTAAGGACATTTCTGCCTTTCCGGACTATATTGCAGTTCCTACTGATTATCGAGCATTCATATTTAATTTTAAGGAAAAAGACGACTATGATAAACTTAAAGGGCATCATGGAGGACTATTGCAAGAGGAATTTGAGATACCTTTGGTGATCTTGAATGGTTGA
- a CDS encoding phosphoribosyltransferase, translating to MVEYHIPSWDEIEDAVFSIGEALVKNNYIPDVLVAVLTGGIVPAKLLSDLLDLKVIRYIDIKFYRSVGKTESRPVIRSVYTDSLEGKKVLVIDDVADTGETLEAVSNVITMFNPAKVMTATLYLKPWSKRVPDFYYKQIDKWIIFPWDKWDVVRENNDVPVNKKERFFDLYNQLLKIRK from the coding sequence ATGGTTGAATATCATATTCCATCATGGGATGAAATAGAAGACGCAGTTTTTTCAATAGGCGAGGCGTTAGTTAAGAATAATTATATTCCAGATGTTTTGGTCGCGGTATTAACGGGTGGCATTGTACCGGCTAAACTTCTTTCTGACTTACTAGATTTGAAAGTAATTAGGTATATAGATATAAAATTCTATCGTAGCGTTGGAAAAACTGAAAGTAGGCCAGTAATCAGATCCGTATATACTGATTCTTTAGAGGGGAAGAAAGTTCTAGTAATTGATGATGTTGCTGATACTGGCGAAACTCTGGAGGCGGTTAGTAATGTTATAACCATGTTTAATCCAGCTAAAGTAATGACTGCAACTTTATACTTAAAACCTTGGTCCAAGAGGGTTCCAGATTTCTATTACAAACAAATTGATAAGTGGATAATTTTCCCATGGGATAAATGGGATGTTGTTAGGGAAAATAATGATGTTCCCGTTAACAAAAAGGAGAGATTCTTCGACTTATATAATCAATTATTAAAAATCAGAAAATAG
- a CDS encoding methylmalonyl-CoA mutase family protein, with the protein MDIEDRIKEWEETVYLSWVKKRGERKKEFKTFSGIHIKPVYTPLDVKGNYMEKLGLPGEYPFTRGIYPNMYRGRIWTIRQYAGFGSAEETNSRFRKLLEAGQTGLSMAFDLPTQLGLDPDHELAYTEVGVVGVSMFHWKEMDMVMSGIPLDKVSTSMTINATAMELLSMLIATTESRNINKNVLDGTVQNDILKEYIARKNFIYPPSPSMRYAIDIIEYSAKYLPKWHPISISGYHIREAGADAVLEVAFTLADGMEYVRKTMERGISVDEFAPHLSFFFAAYSDIFEEVAKFRAARRMWAKIMKEMFNAKKLESMMLRFHTQTGGAELTAQQPEINIIRTTLQALAAVLGGTQSLHVNSYDEALALPTEKAAKIAIRVQQIIANESGAADIVDPLGGSYYIEWLTDEIEERAWKIIDQVEKMGGMIKAIENGYPQAQIAESAYRIQKRIEESDLGKVGVNMYYEPEWIGTTEIFRVNPEVRERVISRLKKYKQERDGMKVRDSLNNLRKAAEKENENLFPYMIDALRVGATVGETSSVLRDIWGEYKEPSIF; encoded by the coding sequence ATGGATATTGAAGATAGAATTAAGGAATGGGAAGAAACGGTCTATTTAAGTTGGGTGAAGAAGAGGGGAGAGAGGAAAAAGGAATTCAAAACGTTTTCCGGAATACATATTAAACCAGTTTATACTCCATTGGATGTCAAAGGCAATTACATGGAAAAGTTGGGATTACCAGGTGAGTATCCATTCACAAGAGGAATTTATCCTAACATGTATAGAGGAAGGATTTGGACAATTAGACAATATGCGGGCTTTGGATCTGCAGAGGAAACGAATTCGAGGTTTAGGAAATTATTGGAAGCAGGACAAACTGGTTTAAGTATGGCCTTTGATTTACCTACCCAATTGGGATTAGACCCGGATCATGAATTAGCTTACACAGAGGTTGGAGTTGTTGGAGTCTCCATGTTCCATTGGAAGGAAATGGATATGGTAATGTCCGGAATACCCCTCGACAAGGTTTCTACTTCAATGACTATAAACGCCACCGCCATGGAATTACTCTCAATGCTGATTGCTACTACCGAAAGTAGAAATATTAACAAGAACGTTTTAGATGGAACAGTTCAAAATGATATTTTAAAAGAGTATATAGCTAGAAAGAACTTCATATACCCACCTTCGCCCTCAATGAGATACGCCATCGACATTATCGAATACTCCGCTAAATACTTACCAAAATGGCATCCAATAAGCATAAGTGGATATCACATAAGAGAAGCTGGGGCGGATGCGGTATTGGAAGTGGCGTTTACATTGGCGGATGGTATGGAGTATGTCAGAAAAACAATGGAGAGGGGGATTAGTGTGGACGAATTTGCACCACATTTATCCTTCTTCTTCGCAGCTTACTCAGATATATTCGAGGAAGTTGCTAAATTTAGAGCTGCCCGAAGAATGTGGGCGAAAATAATGAAAGAAATGTTTAACGCTAAGAAACTTGAGTCAATGATGTTAAGGTTCCATACGCAAACAGGAGGAGCTGAATTAACTGCACAACAGCCGGAAATAAACATAATAAGGACTACATTGCAAGCATTAGCCGCTGTATTGGGTGGAACCCAAAGTTTGCACGTTAATTCATATGACGAAGCATTGGCGTTACCCACTGAGAAAGCCGCTAAGATTGCAATAAGAGTTCAGCAGATAATAGCGAATGAGAGTGGAGCTGCCGATATAGTGGATCCATTGGGAGGCTCATATTACATAGAGTGGCTGACCGATGAAATAGAGGAGAGAGCGTGGAAGATTATAGATCAAGTAGAAAAAATGGGTGGTATGATAAAAGCCATAGAAAATGGGTATCCGCAAGCACAGATAGCTGAAAGCGCGTATAGAATACAGAAGAGAATAGAAGAGAGTGACCTCGGAAAAGTTGGTGTTAATATGTATTATGAACCAGAGTGGATTGGAACAACTGAAATATTTAGAGTAAATCCAGAGGTTAGGGAGAGGGTTATTTCAAGGTTAAAGAAGTATAAACAAGAGAGAGATGGAATGAAAGTTAGGGATAGTCTCAATAATCTACGAAAAGCTGCTGAAAAAGAGAATGAGAATTTGTTCCCATACATGATTGATGCCCTAAGAGTAGGGGCAACAGTAGGGGAGACCAGCAGTGTTTTACGAGATATTTGGGGAGAATATAAAGAACCTTCTATTTTCTGA